The following are encoded in a window of Schistocerca gregaria isolate iqSchGreg1 unplaced genomic scaffold, iqSchGreg1.2 ptg000720l, whole genome shotgun sequence genomic DNA:
- the LOC126320430 gene encoding apoptosis-inducing factor 1, mitochondrial-like gives MLGPVLLKSCRAGPRSSKKVLNERRTSIRFARTNASAPRVNYSTEVERRSRPSRLWPIACGLAVPAAAYVLYSKASDSANENQSERPQTSQGQSEPDEPNGRAVQTADPRAVQRDLDHAETDGPKENQALAEPAEDSEGNTQTTAIEDDSKKRPPSTALRSRSASSDSEDAQLDNESDNLLLRSPDASNEGSASQADMDSSPDADVPNIREVPYVIVGCGAAGFNAMKEILYNEPDAQILIISDESRAPYERLPLSKELWWQPNPEKARRLEYINWKNQESRIEYHPEKYYEESKNIQLLKNTAVTDLNASGHVITLEDGSMIRYKKCLLAVGASPNELNVPYPKDSPSVTTFRDASDFLNLYEVVANPETKHLTIVGGGWLGTELASSIAMIGRYNLGNQQLEVAQVVRDSGVLSKYLPSYFSEYLTRRLENSGVNVLTNVEVRSIEATSSSSPKLRVRLSDSRVLETDHVVVAIGVSPRTQLAKQAYLELDDKNKGIVVNSELAARSDLYVAGDAASYFDPVLGRRRVEHYDHAEISGKLAGHNMVGNCRTYLYQPMFWGSIGDAGFETVGKIDSKLQTVSVWQKGPDSSPGDNVNSWVPLQSDTATALSQSSTEYFDQNEYKRGVIYYIEDSKVVGVFMYNVHGKIEQARRAVVFPREFDDLDRVKTQIYLGRETEQEEQI, from the exons ATGCTCGGCCCGGTTCTGCTGAAGTCTTGTCGGGCGGGTCCGAGGTCTTCGAAGAAAGTTCTAAATGAGCGCCGAACGTCTATTCGTTTCGCGCGTACCAACGCCTCTGCGCCGCGAGTCAATTATTCTACTGAAGTCGAGAGGCGCTCAAGGCCCAGCCGCCTGTGGCCTATAGCGTGCGGCTTAGCTGTCCCCGCCGCC GCTTATGTGCTCTATTCCAAGGCGTCCGACTCAGCGAATGAGAACCAAAGCGAAAGACCGCAAACGAGCCAGGGACAGAGCGAGCCGGACGAACCAAACGGCCGGGCGGTTCAGACGGCCGATCCTCGTGCCGTTCAGCGCGATCTGGACCACGCTGAAACCGACGGTCCGAAAGAAAATCAGGCCCTCGCGGAACCGGCAGAAGATTCAGAGGGAAACACGCAAACCACCGCCATTGAGGACGATTCGAAGAAGCGCCCGCCCTCGACCGCACTGCGGTCTCGGAGCGCGAGCAGCGATTCTGAGGACGCCCAGCTTGACAACGAGAGCGACAATCTATTGCTGAGGTCCCCGGACGCATCGAACGAGGGCTCTGCTTCTCAAGCCGACATGGACTCCTCACCGGATGCCGACGTCCCCAACATCCGAGAAGTCCCCTACGTGATCGTCGGGTGCGGGGCCGCCGGTTTCAACGCGATGAAGGAAATTCTCTACAACGAGCCAGACGCTCAAATTCTGATAATTAGCGACGAGTCTCGCGCTCCCTACGAGCGCCTGCCTCTCTCCAAGGAGCTCTGGTGGCAGCCCAACCCGGAAAAAGCCAGGCGACTGGAGTACATCAACTGGAAGAACCAAGAATCTAGAATCGAATACCATCCAGAAAAATACTACGAAGAAAGCAAAAACATCCAACTCCTCAAAAACACAGCCGTCACCGACTTGAATGCGAGCGGACACGTGATCACGCTAGAAGACGGGAGCATGATAAGGTACAAGAAGTGCCTCCTCGCCGTAGGCGCGTCCCCGAACGAACTAAATGTTCCCTATCCGAAAGATTCGCCGTCCGTCACAACTTTTCGCGACGCGAGTGATTTCTTGAATCTCTATGAAGTTGTTGCAAATCCAGAAACTAAACACCTGACCATCGTCGGAGGCGGGTGGCTGGGCACCGAGCTCGCGTCGTCGATTGCCATGATAGGTCGATACAACCTCGGCAATCAGCAACTGGAGGTCGCCCAAGTAGTTCGAGACTCCGGGGTGCTGTCCAAGTACTTGCCAAGTTATTTTTCCGAGTATTTGACGCGCAGGCTCGAAAATTCTGGCGTGAACGTTTTGACCAACGTCGAGGTTCGCTCCATAGAGGCGACCTCCTCTTCTTCTCCGAAGCTCCGCGTTCGGCTGAGCGACTCCAGGGTTTTGGAGACCGACCACGTGGTCGTGGCGATTGGCGTTTCTCCGAGAACTCAACTGGCGAAGCAAGCGTACTTGGAACTGGACGACAAAAACAAGGGAATCGTCGTCAATTCGGAGCTCGCTGCCAGGTCGGACCTGTACGTCGCCGGGGACGCCGCGTCCTATTTCGACCCTGTCTTGGGCAGGCGCCGCGTGGAACACTATGACCACGCCGAAATCAGCGGGAAACTGGCCGGGCACAACATGGTCGGCAACTGCCGCACTTACCTCTACCAGCCCATGTTTTGGGGGAGCATTGGAGACGCCGGGTTCGAAACGGTGGGAAAAATCGATTCAAAACTCCAAACCGTCAGCGTTTGGCAAAAAGGACCCGACTCGTCTCCAGGAGACAACGTGAATTCTTGGGTTCCACTCCAGTCGGACACCGCCACTGCTCTCTCTCAATCCTCCACGGAGTACTTCGATCAAAACGAGTACAAACGCGGTGTCATCTACTACATAGAAGACTCAAAAGTAGTCGGCGTCTTCATGTACAACGTCCACGGAAAGATAGAACAGGCCCGACGAGCCGTCGTCTTCCCTCGCGAATTCGACGACCTAGACCGCGTCAAAACGCAGATATATCTCGGACGAGAAACCGAGCAAGAAGagcaaatctga
- the LOC126320397 gene encoding uncharacterized protein LOC126320397: MSENWDPPTPQSHTIEEQFILRVPLDVAKSIRKKLRNKDATAISFVMKNERYGIFYCGDKEYKLTLVDLPCYMESHKTIDKRIYYKSADVGQMLLVEDSGPPSKNAPFIMPSTWCLDSGITPPARHIRERKWWRLPKYSPVEIARVMEDVTCVCKKQDVQEHIELIQITQEDIDALSKLSETPKAGAETEHPASSSLTPSTTPTPRAALPAKSSLSQTKSFSPYTPSSSPAPAAQKAAAHQSSPSSMLIHKGGLRFSIKLNPSNADAAHASPLTANPVSSAEAAPPLPSSETQSPLPPERAQPPATPSPEPSPTSPSSESTTKSPTETLQEPLPTPVPKGDFSRPSAPPSLDAPHPAQIASPLTRSPPPPRPPSPPLIDASSDYPQPSNHAADVESSNEYQALLSSRQKLVTEVTNLEKRKEELIRRKSHESNRIMRKRTEDEIKKIQDSIENNNAQIQVLTSQMKKLLE, translated from the exons ATGTCCGAAAACTGGGACCCTCCCACCCCGCAGAGCCATACTATCGAGGAGCAGTTCATCCTTCGGGTGCCCTTGGACGTGGCGAAGAGCATTCGAAAAAAGCTGAGGAACAAGGATGCCACCGCGATCAGCTTCGTGATGA AGAACGAGCGATATGGAATTTTTTATTGCGGAGACAAGGAATACAAGCTCACGTTGGTCGACTTGCCTTGCTACATGGAGTCGCATAAGACCATCGACAAGCGAATTTACTACAAGAGTGCAGACGTCGGACAG ATGTTGTTGGTGGAAGATTCCGGACCGCCCTCGAAGAACGCCCCGTTCATCATGCCCTCCACCTGGTGTCTGGACAGCGGCATAACGCCCCCCGCGCGACACATTCGAGAGAGGAAGTGGTGGAGGCTTCCCAAGTACAGTCCGGTCGAGATCGCGCGCGTCATGGAAGACGTGACTTGCGTGTGCAAAAAGCAAGACGTTCAAGAGCATATTGAACTCATACAGATCACACAAGAGGACATAGACGCTTTATCGAAATTATCGGAAACTCCAAAAGCCGGTGCCGAAACCGAGCACCCTGCTTCTTCCTCTCTCACGCCCTCAACGACCCCCACTCCTAGAGCGGCTCTGCCTGCCAAGTCCTCGTTGTCCCAAACGAAGTCGTTTTCGCCCTACACCCCTTCGTCGTCTCCGGCCCCAGCGGCCCAAAAGGCCGCCGCTCATCAGTCGTCGCCCTCGTCAATGCTCATTCACAAGGGCGGCCTCCGCTTCTCTATCAAGCTCAACCCGTCCAACGCGGACGCCGCCCACGCCTCGCCTCTCACCGCCAATCCCGTTTCAAGCGCTGAAGCCGCGCCCCCCTTGCCGTCTTCTGAGACCCAGTCTCCTCTTCCGCCCGAACGAGCTCAGCCTCCTGCCACCCCCTCGCCGGAACCATCGCCGACCAGCCCGTCCAGCGAGTCCACCACCAAATCACCCACGGAAACCCTCCAAGAACCCCTACCGACACCTGTTCCCAAAGGCGacttctcgcgtccgtcggctCCACCCTCCCTCGACGCCCCTCACCCCGCCCAAATCGCGTCTCCTCTCACCCGGTCTCCGCCGCCCCctcgtcccccctcccctcccctcatcgACGCTTCCTCGGACTACCCTCAACCCTCCAACCACGCCGCCGACGTGGAGTCCTCCAACGAGTACCAAGCGCTCCTCTCCTCCAGACAGAAGCTCGTCACCGAAGTGACGAACCTCGAGAAGAGAAAGGAAGAGCTCATCAGACGCAAGAGCCACGAATCCAACCGAATCATGAGAAAGAGAACCGAAGACGAAATCAAAAAAATACAAGACTCTATCGAAAACAACAACGCACAGATCCAGGTACTCACCTCACAAATGAAGAAGCTTCTGGAATGA